The following are from one region of the Mycolicibacterium helvum genome:
- a CDS encoding MATE family efflux transporter has translation MTDSVDEAVTGRRIAALAFPALGVLAAEPIYLLFDLAIVGRLGALSLAGLAIGGLILSVVSAQLTFLSYGTTARSARFYGAGNRVAAIGEGVQATWLALGMGAVIVTAVQVCAVPLVSAIAGSKSGGGDIAATSMPWVRIAIFGVPAILISAAGNGWMRGVQDTMRPLRYVLVGFGVSAVLCPLLVYGWLGLPRLELAGSAIANLVGQWLAAVLFCRALLVEKVPLRPDTSVLRAQVVMGRDLMVRTLAFQACFVSAAAVAARFGAAALAAHQVVLQLWNFLALVLDSLAIAAQSLVGAALGAGRTAHAKSVAWRVTVFSTIAAGVLAFVFAVGASVLPSWFTDDRSVLAAIGVPWWFMVAQLPIAGIVFALDGVLLGAGDAAFMRTATLASALIGFLPLIWLSLVFGWGLLGIWSGLSTFMVLRLVFVGWRAFSGRWLVPGTA, from the coding sequence TTGACTGATTCGGTCGACGAAGCTGTCACCGGCCGGCGCATCGCGGCGCTGGCCTTTCCTGCCCTGGGTGTGCTGGCCGCCGAGCCGATCTACCTGTTGTTCGACCTCGCGATCGTCGGGCGCCTCGGTGCGCTGAGCCTGGCGGGCCTGGCGATCGGCGGGTTGATTCTGTCGGTGGTCAGCGCGCAACTCACGTTCCTGTCCTACGGCACGACGGCGCGATCGGCGCGCTTCTACGGCGCGGGCAATCGGGTCGCGGCGATCGGCGAAGGGGTGCAGGCCACCTGGCTGGCGCTGGGAATGGGCGCGGTGATCGTGACTGCCGTGCAGGTATGCGCTGTCCCACTGGTATCGGCGATTGCGGGAAGCAAATCCGGCGGCGGGGACATCGCCGCCACCTCGATGCCGTGGGTGCGCATCGCGATCTTCGGGGTGCCGGCGATCCTGATCTCGGCGGCCGGCAACGGCTGGATGCGCGGTGTGCAGGACACCATGCGGCCGCTTCGCTATGTGCTGGTGGGGTTCGGGGTCTCGGCGGTGCTGTGTCCGCTGCTGGTGTACGGCTGGCTGGGCCTGCCCCGGTTGGAGCTGGCCGGCTCGGCGATCGCCAACCTGGTGGGCCAGTGGCTGGCCGCTGTGCTGTTTTGTCGCGCACTGCTGGTCGAGAAGGTACCGCTGCGCCCGGACACCTCGGTGCTACGGGCGCAGGTGGTGATGGGTCGCGATCTGATGGTGCGGACCCTGGCGTTTCAGGCTTGCTTCGTCTCGGCGGCCGCGGTCGCCGCGCGCTTCGGTGCGGCCGCGCTGGCCGCGCATCAGGTGGTGCTGCAGTTGTGGAATTTCCTTGCCCTGGTGCTGGATTCGCTTGCGATCGCCGCGCAGTCGCTGGTCGGTGCTGCGCTCGGCGCGGGCCGGACCGCCCATGCGAAGTCGGTGGCGTGGCGGGTGACGGTGTTCTCGACGATCGCTGCCGGGGTGCTGGCGTTCGTGTTCGCGGTCGGTGCGTCGGTGCTGCCGTCGTGGTTCACCGACGATCGTTCGGTTCTCGCCGCGATCGGGGTGCCGTGGTGGTTCATGGTGGCGCAGTTGCCGATCGCCGGCATCGTGTTCGCCCTGGACGGTGTGCTGCTGGGCGCGGGTGACGCCGCGTTCATGCGCACTGCGACGTTGGCCAGCGCGCTGATCGGCTTCCTGCCGCTGATTTGGTTATCGCTGGTGTTCGGCTGGGGCCTGCTCGGTATCTGGTCGGGCCTGAGCACGTTCATGGTGCTGCGGCTGGTCTTTGTTGGTTGGCGGGCATTCTCGGGCCGCTGGCTGGTGCCGGGTACTGCCTAG
- a CDS encoding Calx-beta domain-containing protein — translation MISTAFGLRVGSAAFAMGMGLAAIASPGIAVADTPDGGSASQPSKPSKSSVGVSRRAAQDPSGGKADVPRKSTRTPSPARPASVSRPGTQVSATADSRPVTAPDSGKPVSSDAKSAAAESAAAEQVSGTSERAVGSVPKALAAPARLTATAALSPADIVSGFFSLFGIKGLPPSPVQLLTGMLALIRREIESFLRPPTAVPSVSITDTSLVEGNSGANDAAFTVTLSKSSTKPVTVSYTTADGSATAGQDYRASAGTVTFAPGSVSQVITINVLGDATVELDETFTVVLSNPSGATIGRATATGTITNDDATATTPGGTAQWGKSFFAPYIDMGAYPVPNLLALSKTYGTSLVTLGFMQADANGNLAWAGLAALEPNSTNEQAIAINSSIATFKAAGGDVMISFGGAAGTSIAQYYAGNGRSAQELADAYAAVVDTYGVTHLDFDIEGAAVADPASVTLNAQALALLQKAKPEVQIWYTLPVLPTGLTADGLNVVDSALAAGVNLAGVNVMAMDYGESAAPTSGPNAKTMGAYAIEAAESTYTQVSALYTARSKTFSWSQIGVTPMLGVNDVLTEVFTVADAQALEDFARTKGIGMLSMWQVLRDTPGTLGQSTTGASGLSDPVGSFSNVFNDYGTINVVDYTNAGGSGGAGGTPVTGGTTTTIGWAWGANPVLTFDPAKDTLDFVWMQAAEFDVSDTSGSTVISIVGNNSSYTLAGVTLRQLQIGNIIAKDAGTLAKWKSLIDSAKAV, via the coding sequence GTGATTTCAACAGCATTTGGGCTACGTGTCGGCTCGGCTGCGTTTGCGATGGGCATGGGTTTGGCGGCCATCGCCAGCCCCGGTATCGCGGTAGCTGACACCCCCGACGGCGGCTCGGCGTCGCAGCCGTCGAAGCCGTCGAAGTCGTCGGTGGGCGTCTCGCGCCGGGCGGCGCAGGACCCGTCCGGCGGCAAGGCCGACGTACCCAGGAAGTCCACCCGTACGCCATCGCCGGCTCGGCCCGCTTCGGTGAGCCGCCCCGGCACGCAGGTTTCCGCCACTGCCGACTCCCGGCCCGTCACAGCACCGGATTCGGGTAAGCCGGTCAGCTCCGACGCGAAGAGTGCGGCGGCAGAATCGGCTGCCGCGGAACAGGTGTCGGGCACATCCGAGCGGGCAGTCGGGTCGGTGCCAAAGGCGCTGGCAGCCCCGGCCCGCCTGACCGCGACTGCCGCGCTCAGCCCGGCCGACATCGTCTCGGGCTTCTTCTCGCTGTTCGGGATCAAGGGCCTGCCGCCGTCACCGGTGCAACTGCTGACCGGCATGCTGGCGCTGATCCGGCGTGAGATCGAGTCCTTCCTGCGTCCGCCGACGGCCGTTCCCAGCGTCTCGATCACCGACACCAGCCTGGTCGAGGGCAACAGTGGGGCCAACGATGCCGCGTTCACCGTGACCCTGTCCAAGTCGAGCACCAAGCCGGTGACGGTGAGCTACACGACAGCGGACGGATCGGCGACGGCCGGCCAGGATTACCGGGCCAGCGCGGGCACGGTGACATTCGCCCCCGGTTCGGTGTCGCAGGTGATCACCATCAACGTCCTCGGTGACGCCACCGTCGAGCTGGACGAAACCTTCACCGTTGTGCTGTCCAATCCCAGCGGCGCCACCATCGGCCGGGCCACCGCCACGGGCACGATCACCAACGATGACGCCACCGCCACAACGCCCGGCGGAACCGCGCAGTGGGGCAAGAGTTTCTTCGCGCCCTACATCGATATGGGCGCATACCCCGTACCGAACCTGCTGGCGCTGTCCAAGACCTACGGCACCTCGCTGGTGACGCTGGGCTTTATGCAGGCGGACGCCAACGGCAACCTGGCCTGGGCAGGATTGGCTGCGCTGGAGCCGAATTCGACCAACGAACAGGCGATAGCGATCAACTCCTCGATCGCCACCTTCAAGGCGGCCGGCGGCGACGTGATGATCTCGTTCGGCGGTGCGGCCGGCACCAGTATCGCGCAGTACTACGCCGGAAACGGCCGCAGCGCCCAGGAATTGGCCGACGCCTACGCTGCCGTCGTCGATACCTACGGCGTCACCCACCTCGATTTCGATATCGAGGGCGCCGCGGTGGCCGACCCAGCATCGGTCACCCTCAATGCCCAAGCCCTCGCGCTGCTGCAGAAGGCCAAGCCCGAGGTGCAGATCTGGTACACGCTGCCGGTGTTACCCACCGGGCTCACCGCCGACGGTCTCAACGTTGTGGATTCGGCCCTGGCGGCCGGGGTGAATCTTGCCGGCGTCAACGTGATGGCGATGGACTACGGCGAATCCGCCGCGCCTACCAGCGGACCGAACGCGAAGACGATGGGCGCCTACGCGATCGAGGCCGCCGAATCGACCTACACCCAGGTCTCGGCGCTGTACACCGCACGCTCAAAGACGTTCAGCTGGAGCCAGATCGGCGTGACCCCGATGCTCGGCGTCAACGACGTGCTCACCGAGGTGTTCACCGTCGCCGACGCGCAGGCGCTGGAGGACTTCGCCCGTACCAAGGGTATCGGCATGCTGTCGATGTGGCAGGTCCTTCGCGACACTCCGGGCACGCTGGGGCAGTCCACGACCGGCGCATCGGGGTTGAGTGATCCGGTTGGCTCCTTCAGTAATGTCTTCAACGACTACGGCACGATCAACGTCGTCGACTACACCAACGCCGGCGGAAGCGGCGGTGCTGGTGGAACTCCGGTGACCGGTGGCACGACCACCACCATCGGCTGGGCCTGGGGCGCCAACCCGGTGCTGACCTTCGATCCCGCCAAAGACACCCTGGACTTCGTCTGGATGCAGGCGGCCGAGTTCGACGTATCGGACACGTCCGGCTCGACCGTGATCAGCATCGTCGGCAACAACAGCAGCTACACCTTGGCGGGGGTGACGCTTCGTCAGCTGCAGATCGGCAACATCATCGCCAAGGACGCCGGCACACTGGCGAAGTGGAAGAGTCTCATCGACAGCGCGAAAGCTGTCTGA
- a CDS encoding enoyl-CoA hydratase → MTGDDILLIDTTDRVRTVTLNRPGARNALSSALRSRFFSALREADADENVDVIIVTGADPVFCAGLDLKELGDTTELPDISPKWPPMTKPVIGAINGAAVTGGLELALYCDILIASEHARFADTHARVGLLPTWGLSVRLPQKVGVGMARRMSLTGDYLSADEALRAGLVTQVVAHDELLPAARAVAASIVGNNQKAVRALLASYHRIDSDQTDSGLWIEAMSARAWMAQTSGDDIAASRASVIERGRTQVN, encoded by the coding sequence ATGACCGGCGACGACATTCTCCTCATCGACACCACCGACCGCGTCCGCACGGTGACGCTGAATCGGCCCGGCGCCCGCAACGCGCTGTCGAGCGCGCTGCGCAGCCGATTCTTCAGTGCGCTGCGCGAGGCCGACGCCGACGAGAACGTTGACGTCATCATCGTCACCGGTGCCGACCCGGTGTTCTGCGCGGGGCTTGACCTCAAGGAGCTCGGCGACACCACCGAACTTCCCGATATCTCACCGAAGTGGCCGCCGATGACCAAGCCCGTCATCGGGGCGATCAACGGCGCCGCGGTCACCGGCGGGCTGGAGTTGGCGCTGTACTGCGACATCCTCATCGCCTCCGAACACGCCCGCTTCGCCGATACCCACGCCCGGGTCGGGCTGCTGCCGACCTGGGGCCTGAGCGTGCGGCTGCCGCAGAAGGTCGGCGTCGGCATGGCCCGGCGGATGAGCCTGACCGGTGACTACCTGTCCGCCGACGAGGCCCTGCGGGCCGGCCTGGTCACCCAGGTCGTCGCGCACGACGAGCTGCTGCCGGCCGCCCGGGCGGTGGCCGCCTCGATCGTCGGGAACAACCAGAAGGCCGTGCGCGCGCTGCTGGCCTCCTACCACCGCATTGACTCCGACCAGACCGATTCCGGGCTGTGGATCGAAGCGATGTCGGCCCGCGCCTGGATGGCGCAGACCTCTGGGGACGATATCGCCGCCAGCCGCGCCTCGGTGATCGAGCGCGGCCGCACTCAGGTGAACTAG
- a CDS encoding TetR/AcrR family transcriptional regulator, giving the protein MAAGLAPARPSKRTPGRPRGSNTDARREMIICAAVRVFAYRGYDAATLQEVADLVGITRPAVHHYFPGKAPLFRAALDRAHDTVMTPTAAHPLERFTAPAHGESRLACALLGTSLAQSHRIAEIAPRITSVSADLRHLCGEAIGAQDEQRAELLVAVIVGRWVMTACDLTWLDIETGLDPL; this is encoded by the coding sequence ATGGCTGCGGGACTCGCACCGGCCCGACCGAGTAAACGGACTCCTGGCCGGCCGCGCGGTTCGAACACCGACGCACGGCGCGAGATGATCATCTGCGCAGCAGTGCGCGTGTTCGCCTACCGTGGGTACGACGCCGCCACCTTGCAGGAAGTCGCGGATCTCGTTGGTATCACCCGGCCCGCGGTCCACCACTACTTTCCTGGCAAGGCGCCGCTCTTTCGAGCGGCGCTGGATCGCGCCCACGACACCGTCATGACCCCGACAGCGGCGCACCCACTGGAGAGGTTCACCGCGCCTGCGCATGGCGAGTCGCGCTTGGCGTGTGCGTTATTGGGTACCTCACTGGCGCAATCGCATCGGATCGCCGAAATCGCGCCCCGGATCACCAGTGTCTCAGCCGATCTGCGTCACCTGTGCGGGGAAGCGATAGGCGCGCAGGACGAACAGCGGGCCGAGCTTCTGGTCGCGGTGATCGTCGGACGATGGGTCATGACCGCGTGCGACCTCACGTGGTTGGACATCGAGACGGGTTTAGATCCGCTCTGA
- a CDS encoding DUF2277 family protein, with the protein MCRNITELRGLEPAATADEIAAAARQYVRKVSGITRPSDAVAEAFEIAVAEVAATTARLLSELPARRQPPKTIPPLRRPEVIARLGAN; encoded by the coding sequence ATGTGCCGAAACATCACCGAGTTGCGCGGCCTGGAACCGGCGGCCACCGCCGATGAGATCGCCGCAGCCGCCCGCCAGTACGTCCGCAAGGTCAGCGGGATCACCCGGCCCTCCGATGCCGTCGCCGAGGCGTTCGAGATCGCGGTCGCCGAGGTCGCGGCCACCACCGCACGCCTGTTGTCCGAGCTGCCCGCCCGGCGCCAGCCGCCGAAGACCATTCCGCCGCTGCGCCGGCCTGAGGTCATTGCCCGGCTTGGGGCGAATTGA
- a CDS encoding DUF1802 family protein, which produces MTTTALKEWSAAVHALLDGRQTVLLRKGGIHEKRFAVAAQEFLLFPTVAHSHADRVRPEHRDLLAVSAADSAEDRLVIRGAAKVVAAVAVSNPDGLSGIEDLHIWTAESVRADRLDFRPRHLLTVLVVQAAPLVAPITLTRDPRYGGCTSWVQLPATAELGQSVHDPGALAAIADRVSAAVA; this is translated from the coding sequence TTGACCACCACGGCCCTCAAGGAGTGGAGCGCGGCGGTTCACGCCCTGCTCGACGGCCGGCAGACCGTACTGCTGCGCAAGGGCGGTATCCACGAGAAGCGGTTCGCCGTCGCTGCACAGGAGTTCCTGTTGTTCCCGACGGTCGCGCACAGCCACGCCGATCGGGTGCGTCCAGAGCATCGTGACCTGCTCGCCGTTTCCGCGGCCGACAGTGCAGAGGACCGCCTCGTGATCCGGGGTGCAGCGAAAGTCGTTGCCGCCGTGGCGGTATCGAACCCCGATGGGTTGTCTGGCATCGAAGATCTGCACATCTGGACCGCTGAGTCGGTGCGGGCCGACCGGCTGGACTTTCGGCCCCGCCACCTGCTCACCGTGCTGGTGGTGCAGGCCGCCCCGCTGGTCGCGCCGATCACGCTGACGCGCGATCCGCGGTACGGCGGCTGCACCAGTTGGGTGCAGTTACCGGCGACGGCCGAACTGGGGCAATCGGTGCACGACCCTGGAGCCTTGGCAGCGATCGCCGACCGGGTCAGCGCCGCCGTCGCGTGA
- a CDS encoding CocE/NonD family hydrolase yields the protein MHNRRTQRFIDRTLSGYLRIAAPTTDYAVHRGVGIPMRDGAVLRATHYAPIVDAPLGTILVRCPYGRSVPFSLIYARLYAARGYHVLLQSVRGTFGSGGDFVPMVHEADDAADTVVWLREQPWFTGKFATIGLSYLGFTQWALLSDPPPELAAAVVTVGPHDFHASSWGTGSFSLNDFLSWSDSIAHRDEAITRRLAFQNRAARRLESAMLGLPLGRAGRDLLGSHSPWYESWIEHPSGDDPFWETMRMTAALDRCDVPVLLISGWQDLFLDQTLVQYRHLRDRGVDVALTVGPWAHSDMIKKAGGTAAAQTLDWLGTHMAGIPTEARRRPVRVYVAHHGWIDLPDWPPATGDGVLYLQPTGRLTAAAPPPNAAPSTFRYDPADPTPTLGGRLLTRDAGYQDDSTLARRADVLSFTSGPLDADLYVFGNPVVELAHEADIDHVDLFVRVSEVDARGHSRNVSDGYRRLSAPEQGPIRIELDAIAHRFRAGTHVRVLIAGGSHPRYARNLGTGEPVLTGQRMVPAVHTVHHGAGGVSALILPASTGLPSRDGGADPVGDRCQGSRVVHRLPQFGRRR from the coding sequence GTGCACAACCGTCGGACCCAGCGATTCATCGACCGCACTCTTTCGGGCTACCTGCGGATAGCGGCACCGACCACCGATTACGCCGTCCACCGCGGCGTGGGCATCCCGATGCGCGACGGCGCCGTCCTGCGCGCCACCCACTACGCGCCCATCGTCGACGCCCCACTCGGCACCATCCTGGTCCGCTGCCCCTACGGCCGCTCCGTCCCGTTCTCACTGATCTACGCCCGGCTCTACGCGGCGCGCGGCTATCACGTGCTGCTGCAGAGCGTGCGCGGCACATTCGGGTCGGGCGGCGACTTCGTTCCGATGGTCCACGAGGCCGACGATGCCGCCGACACGGTGGTGTGGCTACGCGAACAGCCGTGGTTCACCGGCAAGTTCGCCACCATCGGGCTGTCCTACCTGGGCTTCACCCAGTGGGCCTTGCTGTCCGATCCGCCGCCCGAGCTGGCCGCCGCGGTAGTTACCGTCGGCCCGCACGACTTCCACGCCTCGTCGTGGGGCACCGGCTCGTTCTCGCTGAACGACTTCCTGAGCTGGTCGGACTCGATAGCCCACCGGGACGAGGCGATAACGCGGCGGCTGGCGTTCCAGAACCGCGCAGCGCGCCGACTGGAAAGCGCCATGCTCGGGCTGCCGCTAGGTCGGGCGGGTCGTGATCTGCTGGGCTCACATTCACCGTGGTACGAGTCGTGGATCGAGCATCCGAGCGGCGACGACCCGTTCTGGGAGACCATGCGGATGACGGCCGCACTAGACCGCTGCGACGTCCCGGTGCTGCTGATCAGCGGCTGGCAAGACCTGTTCCTCGATCAAACCCTCGTGCAATACCGCCACCTGCGCGACCGTGGTGTCGACGTCGCGCTGACAGTCGGGCCGTGGGCGCACAGCGACATGATCAAGAAGGCCGGCGGCACCGCTGCCGCACAGACCCTGGACTGGCTCGGCACCCACATGGCCGGCATTCCCACCGAGGCCAGACGCAGGCCGGTGCGGGTCTACGTCGCCCATCACGGCTGGATCGATCTGCCGGATTGGCCACCGGCCACCGGCGACGGCGTGCTGTACCTGCAGCCGACGGGCCGGCTGACCGCGGCCGCGCCACCGCCGAATGCCGCGCCGTCCACCTTTCGCTACGACCCCGCCGATCCGACCCCGACGCTGGGCGGCCGGCTGTTGACCCGAGACGCCGGCTACCAGGACGACTCCACATTGGCCCGGCGCGCGGACGTGCTGAGCTTCACCAGCGGCCCGTTGGACGCCGACCTGTACGTGTTCGGCAACCCGGTCGTCGAACTGGCCCATGAGGCCGATATCGACCACGTCGACCTGTTCGTGCGCGTCAGCGAGGTAGATGCCCGCGGGCACTCCCGCAATGTCAGCGACGGCTACCGCCGGCTGAGTGCGCCTGAGCAGGGCCCGATCCGCATCGAGCTCGACGCCATCGCCCACCGCTTCCGCGCCGGGACCCACGTTCGGGTGCTGATCGCCGGCGGATCGCATCCCCGGTATGCCCGCAATCTCGGTACCGGTGAGCCCGTCCTCACCGGGCAGCGGATGGTTCCGGCGGTGCACACCGTGCACCACGGGGCCGGCGGGGTGTCCGCGCTGATCCTGCCGGCGTCGACCGGCCTGCCATCACGCGACGGCGGCGCTGACCCGGTCGGCGATCGCTGCCAAGGCTCCAGGGTCGTGCACCGATTGCCCCAGTTCGGCCGTCGCCGGTAA
- a CDS encoding metallophosphoesterase family protein: MAPTLWAISDLHTGHAGNKPVTESLYPSSPEDWLIVAGDVAERTDDIRWSLDLLRRRFAKVIWVPGNHELWTTGKDPAQVFGRARYDYLVDMCDEMGIVTPEHPFPLWTGQGGPATIVPMFLLYDYTFLPAGATTKAEGLAIARERNIVATDEFLLSSEPYATRDAWCRDRLSHTRARLEELDWMTPTVLVNHFPLRREPCDVLFFPEFSLWCGTTATADWHTRYNALCSVYGHLHIPRTTWYDGVRFEEVSVGYPREWRRRKPYRWLRQILPDPQYAPGYLNDFGGHFVITQEMKEQSEKLRERLRSRRE; encoded by the coding sequence GTGGCACCTACGCTTTGGGCGATCAGTGACCTGCACACGGGTCACGCCGGCAATAAGCCGGTCACCGAATCGCTCTACCCATCGTCGCCGGAGGACTGGCTGATCGTTGCCGGCGACGTCGCCGAGCGCACCGACGACATCCGCTGGTCGCTGGATCTGCTGCGTCGCCGTTTCGCCAAGGTGATCTGGGTGCCTGGCAACCACGAGCTGTGGACCACCGGTAAGGACCCGGCCCAGGTGTTCGGCCGCGCCCGCTACGACTACCTGGTCGACATGTGCGACGAGATGGGCATCGTCACCCCCGAGCATCCCTTCCCGCTGTGGACCGGGCAGGGCGGGCCGGCGACCATCGTGCCGATGTTCCTGCTCTACGACTACACGTTCCTGCCGGCCGGTGCGACCACCAAGGCCGAGGGTCTGGCGATCGCCAGGGAACGCAATATTGTGGCGACTGACGAGTTCCTGCTGTCCAGTGAGCCGTACGCCACCCGCGATGCGTGGTGCCGGGATCGGCTGTCGCACACCAGGGCCCGGCTCGAGGAACTCGACTGGATGACGCCGACGGTGCTGGTGAACCATTTTCCGTTGCGCCGTGAACCCTGCGATGTGCTGTTCTTCCCGGAGTTCTCGCTGTGGTGCGGGACGACTGCGACCGCCGACTGGCACACCCGCTACAACGCGCTCTGCTCGGTCTACGGGCACCTGCATATTCCCCGGACCACCTGGTATGACGGGGTGCGCTTCGAGGAGGTGTCCGTTGGCTATCCGCGAGAGTGGCGGCGCCGCAAGCCTTATCGGTGGTTGCGCCAGATCCTGCCGGACCCGCAGTACGCGCCGGGCTATCTCAACGATTTCGGCGGGCACTTTGTCATCACCCAAGAGATGAAAGAGCAGTCGGAGAAGTTGCGCGAGCGACTGCGCAGTCGACGCGAATGA
- the pptT gene encoding 4'-phosphopantetheinyl transferase PptT yields MSELMAAVLPKIADLVYAEAFEDPPGLTPLPEEEPLIAKSVDKRRNEFITVRHCARLALQQLGLPPVPILKGETGEPCWPDGVVGSLTHTQGYRGAVVGRSASVRSVGIDAEPHGVLPDGVLNAISLPAERYEISGLPGGLHWDRILFCAKEATYKAWFPLAQRWLGFEDAHITFDVDASGVAGTFVSRILIDPAARFGPPLNELAGRWSVGAGLALTAIVL; encoded by the coding sequence ATGAGCGAGCTCATGGCCGCGGTGCTGCCGAAAATCGCCGACCTGGTCTACGCCGAGGCATTCGAGGATCCGCCGGGTCTGACTCCGCTGCCGGAGGAAGAGCCGCTGATCGCGAAATCGGTGGACAAGCGACGCAACGAGTTCATCACCGTCCGGCACTGCGCACGCCTGGCACTGCAGCAACTGGGTTTGCCGCCGGTGCCGATCCTCAAGGGCGAGACGGGCGAACCGTGCTGGCCCGACGGGGTGGTGGGCAGCCTCACCCACACGCAGGGATATCGCGGCGCGGTGGTCGGCCGCAGCGCGAGCGTCCGTTCGGTGGGCATCGACGCCGAGCCGCACGGCGTGTTGCCGGACGGGGTGCTGAACGCGATCAGCCTGCCCGCCGAGCGGTATGAGATCTCCGGCCTGCCCGGTGGGCTGCACTGGGACCGGATCCTGTTCTGCGCCAAGGAAGCAACCTACAAGGCGTGGTTCCCGCTGGCGCAGCGCTGGTTGGGTTTCGAAGACGCCCACATCACCTTCGATGTCGACGCGTCCGGGGTCGCCGGAACGTTCGTGTCGCGGATCCTGATCGACCCGGCCGCCCGTTTCGGCCCGCCGCTGAATGAGCTGGCTGGCCGCTGGTCGGTGGGCGCTGGGCTGGCGCTGACGGCGATTGTGCTGTGA
- the truB gene encoding tRNA pseudouridine(55) synthase TruB has protein sequence MTSHDVVGRCRRIFGTRKVGHAGTLDPMATGVLVVGIERATKILGLLTATSKSYAATIRLGRSTSTEDAEGEVLQDISAEQVADEQIQAGIAKLRGEIAQRPSSVSAVKIDGKRAYQLVREGQDVQLAARSVRIDRFDVCAIRRDGPFIDVDVEVDCSSGTYIRALARDLGDGLGVGGHLTALRRTRVGGYGLDHARSLDELAEHPRLSYSLDEACLLAFSRRDITCAEAEDASHGRPLTAAGIDGLYAATDPDGRVIALLEDKGGRTKSVVVIRPATLGS, from the coding sequence ATGACGAGCCATGATGTGGTCGGCCGCTGCCGGCGGATCTTCGGCACCCGCAAGGTCGGCCACGCGGGCACGCTGGATCCGATGGCTACCGGCGTATTGGTCGTCGGCATCGAGCGGGCTACCAAGATCCTCGGCCTGCTGACGGCCACGTCGAAGTCGTACGCGGCGACCATCCGGCTGGGTCGATCTACCTCCACCGAGGACGCTGAAGGCGAAGTGCTGCAGGATATTTCCGCTGAACAGGTGGCTGACGAGCAGATTCAGGCAGGGATCGCGAAGCTGCGCGGTGAGATCGCGCAGCGGCCGTCGTCGGTCAGCGCAGTCAAAATCGACGGCAAGCGGGCCTACCAGTTGGTGCGCGAAGGCCAGGATGTGCAGTTGGCCGCGCGCTCGGTTCGCATCGACCGATTCGATGTGTGCGCTATCCGGCGCGACGGGCCCTTCATCGATGTGGATGTCGAGGTGGACTGCTCGTCGGGCACCTATATCCGGGCGCTGGCGCGCGATCTCGGTGACGGACTCGGCGTCGGGGGGCACCTGACCGCATTGCGCCGTACCCGGGTCGGCGGCTACGGGCTCGACCATGCCCGGTCGTTGGACGAACTCGCCGAACATCCGCGACTCAGTTACTCCCTCGACGAGGCATGCCTGCTGGCGTTCTCGCGCCGCGACATCACCTGCGCTGAAGCCGAGGACGCCAGCCACGGCCGGCCCCTGACCGCGGCAGGGATCGACGGTCTCTATGCCGCGACCGATCCCGACGGACGGGTCATCGCGCTCCTGGAGGACAAGGGCGGCCGGACCAAATCCGTGGTGGTGATCCGCCCCGCGACTCTCGGCTCCTAG